The segment CACCCCCCGGATCCGCTCCGCGGTGTCCGGCGAGGCGAGCTGGCGGCCGGACAGGTTGACGCTGATCCGGCACTCCCGGTCCGGGAACTCCTGCTGCCAGCTCCGCAGCTGCCGGCAGGCCTCGCGGAGCACCCAGCGGTCCACCGCCAGGATGGCCCCCGTCTCCTCGGCCAGCGGGAGGAACTCCGCCGGGTGCACGAGGCCGCGCTCCGGGTGGCGCCAGCGGACCAGCGCCTCGAAGCCGGAGATCTCCCCCGTCCGGAGCGACACCACCGGCTGGTAGACCAGCGCCAGCTCGTTGCGCTCCACGGCGCGCCGCAGCTCCGCATCCAGCTCGCCTCGCGAGCGGGCGCCCGCCTGGACCTCGCTCCCGAACACCTCGATCCCGCCCCCGCCCCGGCCGCGCACCACCCCGAGCGCGGTGGCGGCGTCGCGGAGCAGCTCCTCCGGCTCCGCCGCCCCGGACGGGCTCACCGCGATCCCCACGCTCGCGCCGATCCGCAGCTCGTGGGAGCGGAGGCGGAAGGGCGAGGCGAGGGAGCGCTGCACCCGCTCCGCGACGCAGAGCGCCCCCTCGGCGCCGGGGAGCCCCTCCAGCAGGAGCCCGAACTCGTCCCCGCGCAGGCGGCAGAGCGTGTCCCCCGGGCGGATGCAGCGCCGCAGCCGCCGGCCCACCTCCACCAGCAGGGCGTCGCCCAGCTCGCGCCCCATCCCGTCGTTCACCAGCCCGAAGTGGTCCAGGTCCAGCAGGAGCACCGCCACCCGTTCGTCCGGTCGCCGCTCGCCGCGCCGG is part of the Longimicrobiaceae bacterium genome and harbors:
- a CDS encoding bifunctional diguanylate cyclase/phosphodiesterase, whose product is DGRRVLLELAERPSGGEEEGVRGFARDVTGAREREEQLLHGALHDPLTGLANRAVFLDRLGHAARRGERRPDERVAVLLLDLDHFGLVNDGMGRELGDALLVEVGRRLRRCIRPGDTLCRLRGDEFGLLLEGLPGAEGALCVAERVQRSLASPFRLRSHELRIGASVGIAVSPSGAAEPEELLRDAATALGVVRGRGGGGIEVFGSEVQAGARSRGELDAELRRAVERNELALVYQPVVSLRTGEISGFEALVRWRHPERGLVHPAEFLPLAEETGAILAVDRWVLREACRQLRSWQQEFPDRECRISVNLSGRQLASPDTAERIRGVLEECGLSPPSLEVEVGESALADGSELSTAVLRRIQALGVQIQVDHFGSGSASLTRLHRVPARTLKIDPSRLDGDEVVRAAVSMAHSLDRVVVAEGIETSEQLDRLRAMDFDYGQGYLFSEPVDGELAGLLLSRRLPL